GCATAAATTGGAtcacacataaatataaaattttgccTTAAGGGTGGTTTCACCACTGTAGAAAAACCACCCTTAAaccttttaaatttgaatatggCCATAACGTACGTGGCATCTAAAAGACTGAAAACCCTGCTACAATACAGCAGCTGAGGGAATAAATCATAAACATACTCcaatgttcacccaaaaataaataaacccattTTGCAATGCTGTAATGGGAGCAAGAGGTCACTATGAGCCGATGTGTCGGCATTTAACAGTCCATCTTTCTACTGTATAGTCAATAACTTTTTATCAGTGCTGCTATAAATATCCTCCTGATGTGTCACACTAACACAAAGACCCTCTTATGTGCTTTAACAGGAACTTGAGGATGAAAAAAGATATGGAAACTCTAGACACGATTGTTCAGTCACATTTAAATGCCTGGGTGGATGGTTTTACAGCAAAGGGATTTGCAGAAATGACAAGAGCAGCCATGACAAAAACTATGGGTCGAATTACATACACATCCACAACAATCAGTTTTTTGTTGTAATGTTTGAGAATATAAAAGGGTCACATCCATAATGACCGATCATTTGTCAACAGTGGATTACAGAAGAAGTTTTGAATGTAATTACCACAGCTATGAAAGGCCTCTTCACCAGCAATGCCACAGGCTGGATGGTGTCAGACACAGCGAATGGCCAAGAGCTGAGGAGAGAGTAGAAGTTGGTCTTTTAAAAATGGTGTCTTTCCTAAAGAGAAAGGAAATGTTGTCTTCTAAAAGCTAATGGCAAAGAGGGTGTCAGCTGATTTACAGGCAGTAAAGTCTAAACCTTGAGGATCGGTAAAGACTTATCACACCTTAAACCCTTCAAGGATGCTTAGCGAGGACCTGGCAACCCTCCCAGAACAGATCCACATTTAATCACCAGAGACTAAGCATTAAAGCAGCCCTTACTTACCAGAAAATATTTATATCAGGCAGCTGACCGTCTATGCACAGTATGGTCACATTTAAAACCAGATGAGAATGCAAACAGTATTCAgggtatttttacattaaattaatgacTTGTTTGATATCTTTTAGTAATATTACTCTTACATATAGTAAgtgaagcattaaaaaaaaagagttcatattgtttattaatacattacacacacacaaatacactatctatttatctatctatctatatataaaatgtggGGGCTGTCGATTGATTTGTGAAAATTGgtcttgctcttccaagcctttcaatgggggtttGATGTCAACAGTacagaagacatgaaataaagtgcgcatatctgtaataaaacatccctcacacagcttcggggggtgaataaaggcctcctgtagtgaatccatgttttttgtaaaaaataaatatccagatttcaaatgtaataaacactttttttctcacttccgcTAACTGTGGAATGCAGAAAACTTTCAGGCTGATGATGTAGGACGTTTGTGTCCTGTGTGCGCCTCTTGAGAAATGCAGgaacaaagaaaacaaagtttCCTTATTTCAGCAAAGGAAAACCTCTTGGCTTATACCGAAATTacccaacatttttctttacaaatcctcattttgtgcttctaattcatgaacaatgatttgttttgttctttctcCATGCTAGCCACGCAGCGATGATGTCCTACATCATCCGCCCAAACGCCTTCCGCATATGACAGATGGTGGAAGTGATAGAAAGTGTTTATTACTTCTGAAATATTTTCTTACGAAAATGCATGGATGCTACAGGAGACCTTTATTCATGCCCCAGAGCCATGCGACGGATGTTTTATCATGGATGtgctttatttcacgtcttctgaactgttgacaacaaacaaccGCTTACTCCACTGAAAGCTTGAAAGAGCAAAGTCAATTTTCGATTTTCAGGAATGAAGTAAATGGCTCTCTTtataaaaatggctttgaatCACTGGTTTACATGACTTGTTCAAAatacagattcattcagaaactaggAAAAACTgcacttgtgtgatattgctctcGCTGCTCATGTGATCACTTGACATCATGTgatataaatgagaaaaaaactcATAAAGGGGCATTTTTACTCCATATCTTGAATaactgtatttatatacacaaatatatatacactatatatatatatatatatatatatatatatatatatatatatatatatatatataaaacatagcaGTTAGCTACTTGATTGATTGTAATCTGCTAAATGTGACTATAAAGCATCAAGTTATTATATAACATTAACTTTATGATTTactttaaagctgctttaaaatctgaaaaaagcacttaaaattaatttgactatAGTCAAATGTATAAAGGAATATTGTTTTGATGCAGCTGTGTGATGCTGGAGTACCTGAACTTGAGGAGGCCATTTCGGCCGTTGGTGGTGTCCTCTTCTGGAAAAAGCAGGAGGGGTAAAGCGGCAGGAGATGAGCAATACCTGCGGAGGGTCTCCGTCAGCTCCGCCCTGCTCTGGACACCTTGACCCAGCTCCATAAAACCCCTCGCCCAGCACAGGAACCCCACAGGGCCCTCCAGCAATGGCTAAACACAAAGAAACGGACAGGAAAACATGGTTACATGTAGCTGATTAACTAGAGCATTATGTTAGTCATGAAGTCCGCAATaatgaaatgtgtaaaataaatataaagggttATATAGTCATTAAAACTatcttaggcccaatcccaattctattttataccccttcaccttgtcccttgaaacagagtgtcaagggggagaaaatattcccctaaggattgggacaccactatcATGACGTCACACACCATCATttgtcgtctagctcttacaatacacacatatatactggtgatatactggtgtgcattagagcttTAATTATCATTCTGTATTAATGcactgcttactgacacacacatatcggaaatcacacagctcacacatccaggagaaaataaacttgtcgaCGCTGCCCcacaacttttattaaatacagtttaaaaactgaatcgctacattatattttccagtgacgagaggatacaatcactatttttaagtaaactcactctaaaaataTAAACGCAGAGACACAAATACGTGcaatttccctctctctctctctcactctctctttctctagaattggcaatatttgagaaaatggtttagcgatttctaattattgggtggcttagcccccatcaatgtctacggcagttatcgccctgatcagacatatgctgtggcactattatgcagtctgtaatgatatgacgttaatattagcgattttttgcaaagatttctttgagtaacatgaccattaatatgaactcacaattgaatgtaaaataaaacaatgattacttttcgttaaaatctttatttatgccagaaaagcttacatttatgtgtctttttgttccctgtagcagccatgttgccaagataattcataccccttcgtttgaagtgtggtgcCGAAAAATCTTAGTTTGAAGGGGTATCTGGCctttccccttacccctacccctccaaccaaaagagaattgagacacccctaccccttcatgtGAACGCATgaaacggaggggtaggggaaagggctaaggggtagaattgggattgggcctaattCTTTTATTATTGAAGCTGAATCAAGTAGGGAACATTGTGtgaaaataaaagtacattttaaaatgcatctgagcAATACATTCACTACCACctaaaagtttgtggtcagggAAAAATATTTTGCTGTTCTTATGCTAATGTGATGAAGTCTCTTTTGCTTACCAaggatacattttatttgatcaaaaacacagtaaaatcagTATGAAGAAATATTAGTCATGACATGagtcatatcatatcatatatatatatatatatatatatatatatatatatatatatatatatatatataaaacagcatttgtttgacagaaatattttgtataatcatattttgtcagttttattagaGCTTAGTGtcatgtataataaaaatattatgagaaaataaaaatatttctgaactCAAACTTGAATGCTAGTAATAAACTCATATTacccatgtatatatataaataacatttattttcgaACTAATCCTAGGTCAACTCATCCAGACAGTATTCAAGCatgacttaaagggggggtgaaatgctcgttttcactcaatatcctgttaatcttgagtacatatagagtagtactgcatccttcataactccaaaaagtctttagttttattatattcataagagaaagatagtctgtaccgatttctcccggaaaaacacgagcgtctggaggtgtgacgtgtgggcggagctaaagaatcacgagcgccagtaggcttttgcgttgagagcgtctggaagctgtgacgttaccttgagggaaaaaccatcatccaaaacaaaccatggcttacagtcagattcagccgtttatttatgatccagaatcagatccagaggctgaaactgaacgagagcagcagcagcaacgactcgctccgagcggggctcgaaccctggtctccggcatgggaggcggatgcactaacaaggaggcagagatattttaagcagttttactcaccgcctgcggttccaacacacgatcgtgaccctttttcgttgggattgcatcatccttaagaaataaacgatgtgcaaatctggcgtcaaactgggccttgtttgtaaaacaagcctcttcgaaatgcagggaacaaacacaaacacttgcacaactccgttgatgctctgttaaaataaactccatccactggttccttaatactgttttttttttggtaatctgtgcagggttgtcttgcactggcaacaaaaaacacacttcttttgtgacatttcgcgacgctctcgctctgatcagtgaagtctgttgtgctctctctgctctgctatacgggagcgtgtgctcttccggcagacgtgccctcaggacccatataaggaaattccgctccatctaacgtcacacagagccatactcgaaaaaactttccgaaacttgtgacaaaccggaaggagtattttgggaacaaaataaaatactccttcaaacgtacaacttaatttttgaaactttgtccatgtttagcatgggatccaactctttaacagtgtaaaaaactcagtatgcatgaaatagcatttcaccccccctttaatgtttaaGTTATTCCTGCTGCCCTGCAACCAACGAATTGAATCATTTGAAGTAAGCAAACAGAGAGAACTAAACCTCATTCACTGGCTTCTGGCCCAACATTAAGTCAGCACAGCTGCCAAAGGAGAAACAGACCTCATTGTGTGAGTAAACCAATGAAAAAAACTAAAGACAGAGGTCAAGGGCAGAGCAGAGGAGGAGAAAAAGATTACATCATGCTGGGAAAACACTGACACTCACCGTGTTACAGGAGGTAAGAAGGTTGATAATATTGTGGTCAAAATGTGTAACGTGATTGCAGATGTAAAGTCGGGCGGTTTTGTCCCGTAAGCGTGGACTGTTCTGCTGGACATGCAGACCCAACACTGAACACATTATTCTTACTATGAACCTGTAACAACAAAGACAAATGTGTAACAAGCAATACTAAAAACACTTCctaatgcaaaaacaaaatcgGCCAAaccaaaagtaacaaaaaatcAAATACATGTATTATAAAAGGTTAGTAAATTTTTAACACTTTTAGCTTGTTTGAATCTTAATTAAATATCCTGTCTGTTACATATTAAgtttgaaaagtaaaaataataataataatagtctacATGTGTAGTAATAACATTAATCAGATCTGCATGTgtgaaaattatatatgaatgcacttaaaaaaaaagcttgagaACGTCatactgcagcatttttgttattgttaactaaaaacattacaaatctgaaataaaaattaacagttgtaaaacatatataagtaaaactgagggaaaaaaatacttaaaagccAAACAGAAATATTTGAAATCCCtcaaaacgaataaaaaaaaaaagctaaatgtagCCTTTTGCTGTTCTGAATTGTACCATTAATGCTCCAGTGTGGAATCTTACCTTCTGACAATACTATCAGGCAGTGCACAACTCACTAGAAACACATGGACACCAATAAATATTCGCAGTAGCATCAAACATACGCCAACAGGGGagtacagcaacaacaacagcaggATGAAGCGATCATTTGGTAACCTGTGGAAAGAGAGAGGACAGGAATAGCAACCAGCTTCAGGATCTATTTATGACAAGAGCAGTTAGCCAGAAACTAACATCTCTAATGTCAGAGACCTGAGCAGTGCACacaattcaaataatgtgtaccAACCAGGGTTTCATTTCTGCTGTCAAGCTTGAGTTATTCAGAGATCAGAAAGACAAACCTAACAAACGTGCGTTATGGCAAACATCTTGGTTTTTGTGTGAAAAGCAGCTAATATACGTtctttcgtttttatttttaattaacttagATAAGCGTTATGCAACAGGCCTTACTGTTAACATCCACAAATATTAAAACTTTCTGTTATTATGCAACATATTTTCATGAAATATAAACACAGCCAGATTTTTTTGTGTACCGCAGTACTCTCGTTAACCATATTATGCATATAACGTTATGAATAACCTTTATGGAAAATATGgtgtattatattacataaaagcaaaaaaaaaagcaaaaaaaagattaataataaacaGACAACATGCATTGACTATCCATTCTCATATACATGTATCTGAAGATTGTATACGTGTCAGACTTTATACGCTTGTGTTTTGTGAGTTTGATGTTGAACATGCTACGGCTAATTACATTAGCTCTGCAACTCTTTATCATTTCAAGCTTGCAATGTGAGAAAGTTACCGCTGGAAGTCGAACATCTGCTCAATCCCCCGCGTTTCCATTATTTAAATTCTTTCTTGGATATTTTCAAAGGCTGCTGCATGCTATTCTTCAGACTTTAACGGCGGGTGAGAGGGGAGAGACGCTAGCTCGCCATTAGCCTGTGCTGTTATTCGCCATGTTGAGACGCTGATGATGTTTCTAGATGGGGAACAAAGAACTTCACGAGACATTAGACACTCCAGAGCTATTTCCGTGTTAGGTCACATGTTTAGCTGTAGCGCATCTGATTGGTACATAGATGTTGCGGTTCGATTTACTGGGTTTCTATGGGTTTTACACAATAATTATATTACTCAATATTTAACAATGCACACCACCAAATAATAATTATAGGAGAAGTTCAGTTAtctgcaaatacattttaaaatagatttgtttGATATAGAGCAAAGTGTTTTCATTAATACAATGAaaccaatatttaatataaatgctgtaaatattgATCTATGTGTTATTTTGCAAAAATAAGTGCCTTAATTACTGTTTTGCATTTACCATTTCAGTTATAAGCCTTAGGTTAAAAGTCCAGCGTTCTCAATGCGTATTTGATAACTGCTACTAAATAGTGCAGAGTGGACGAGCTGGTAAGTATAGCTTCTATGTTCCTCTTGAGTTTTCAAAGGACAGCTCACCTTTCATCATCTTATTCACTTGCTTTGCCTGGTGTATTTTTTAGTCAAAAGGCTGACATCTTGCGTTATGGAATATGAACTTCGATACAGTCTGACAACCTTTCATagccttattgtttttttttttctttgttttgtttgtttttttacagattaGCACTCTAGTggtgaaatttatatatatatatatatatatatatatatatatatatatatatatatatatatatatatatataattattgtttttttattattattattaatttattgtgcAATCCTGTCagaaaagttaaacatttaagaTATGTAGGCCTACTTGTaattctgcaaaaaataaaataaaatatatatatatatatatatatatatatatatatatatatatatatatatatatatatatatatatatatataatatatatattataataatcataataataatcttcAAGTGGGGGAAAAATACCTTTTTGCATTGTGTACAAAATTCTATAGGCTATTATTTTTGTAAGGAATTCATTTTGTGCAAGAAACACTTGCGAGTTTAAAACAATAGAGGGCACCACAATCTTTCTTATTTCCCAATGTTCTTTCCAACTCTCAAACTCTCAAAACAGAACTTCGGCTGTCATGTCCTATCACTTTTTGTTAGCCCTCCATATTAATTCTCagattaaaaccattaaattaattaataaaacaatacaattctTTATTTCTCCAACTTTTTCTCCTTCAGGGTAATAAGTCAGATTAGGGTACATTAAATGTAGCAAACTACATCTCTCTCATGAACAGTTTGACAGTATACTGACAAACCAAATAACACAGTTTGTCATATATTGATCCAAGTATACTGCAAAGGTAATATGCTACACAAAAAAACTGAAACGTCCGATCTATACGGCTGCCATCTATAATAAAACTCACTATACGAATGAATGTAGtccacaaacacagacacacacaatcagACTCAGATAACAGTGGTGCCCCTTGAATGCAGCGCATTCGCCCCCAGCTGCAGTTCCCAAATATGTCTCTTCAGTTAGAGATTGAATCTGCCCCATTCATTAGCCTAAGTGGATGAGCTTCCCTAATAGATGCTCCCCTTCCCCTCAATAATTGCTGTTGATTGGCATAAATTAGACCCTAGTTGCCAGACGAGTGATTCTCGACGACGATAATCTGATTCCCAGCTGAAACTAATAGGATTTTAACTCCGGTTTGGCCTAATGTCCGTCTGTAAGGCCTGGCCCGGCTCTGTTAGGCCAGACCTGCCCTTCAGCCCCTCGGCCTCATGCACAGCTCATGCTTACTGCAGGGCTGCAGATGAGAGCGGACCAATAAATGAATCTGTAGCCTCAGGtgaacacacacgcaaacacgcTGTGGGTCCAGACCTGTTAACAGATGGTGTAGTTAACAGTGTGATAAGAGGACTTGACTTTAAGGCCTAAAACCACACTGGAAAAAAGGATGTTTGACCATGTCcaccataaaacaaaacaagcacacTTTTGcaatgattttcacatcattcttgtttattttttaaattttaagatGAGAAAAGTCACTCCAAAAACACTAATTTGAACAAGCTAaggtatcattcatgtctgtacaAATGATACACAAATACATGCTAACTTTGTTCAAATCCCTATGTATATTCCCTTTAGACACTGGTGCACTTTAGAAGCTTCCATGTTGGTCCTGTCTCACCACCATTATGTCCCGATCAGTACACTGTTAATTATTTGactgtaaatttacaataaattgcaggttaataattgcatgactttcacagtaagttactgtaacatttttacagtaaattattgtgaaatgacagCTGTATACTGTGACTTCACAGTAATTCTGACATCGCATTACTGTGATTTAGCGGTAAGCTGCtgtagaattaatgtatttaactgtgaaattacagttggtgtctatgtattactgtaatttaacagtaagcagctgtagaattcatgtatttaactgtgaaattagtgTCTATTATTGTAATTTAGCAGCAAGCAGAtgtagaattaatgtatttaactgtgaaattagtctatctattactgtaatttagcagtaagcagctgtagaattactgtacataactgtgaatgtctatctattactgtgatttagcataaatgatggaccaaacaaaactgataaaaacagtgacataacttttattttttagaagtaaaatacaatttaattacatgaataaaacactGGGCAACAGGGATTGACACTGGGTAACAGGAATGTGTGtcaaaagagaaagaaggagacagaagagagagtgagggagagagatgtaagaaaagacaaaaaggtgGGAATAGAGAGGGTCGCAGGTATCTCGCTCCTTCCCTCGCAGCTGGCACCTGCATAGTGTGGGTTCTATCCACTATATACAAAAGATAAGAAAGACAAAAAGTTTAAGTTACTCTGTGGTGGACTGACTCCCTGTAAGTATGGTGCTCGCATTGTAACACTAATCCTAAAATGTCTACAATTTAAGTAatttcaactattaaaaaaaatgtgaatagtactctcaattaatattaaatcaacaaACCAGGACTCTAATCACTCCTGTTACTTTTACCCAGTCCTATTATTTTTCACGTGAGTAACAGGACTGAAAGTAACATGATTGaggttaaaaggttagttcacccaaaaatgaaaattctgtcagtaattacagagcacaaattaagatatttttgatgaaatctgagagctggatcactcctccatCGGCTTCTAAGGGTTTGAAACTTGCTGGcccagaaaaatgtattaaagacatctttaatatagtccaagtgactccAGTAGCTCAATCTTAAGTttataaagcgacgagaatactttgtgcgtaaaaaaaaaaaaaaaaaaaaaaaactttattccacaattcatttccttctctgtgGGCCTTGAGTTTTTTCATGTAGTAAAACAGCGTAGCGCTTCTGTGTTATATGTCACACGTAGGCTCACTATTGGCCGAcgctggtcatgtgtgtgatgcatgTGACGTATAACACAGAAGCGCTACGCTGTTATACTACATGAATTCACCCGAGGcccagagagaaggaaatgaatagtggaataaagtcattatttttgggggggttttgcgcacaaaaagtattctcgttgcttggtAAACGTAAGAttgagccactgtagtcacttggactatattaatgatgtttttaatacattttctgggccagcaagtttcaatcccttagaagcctatggaggagtgagacagctctcagatttaatcaaaaatattttaatttgtgttccgaagatgagagaaggtcttacggggttggaacaacatgagggtgagtaattactgacagaattttcatttttgggtgaactaaccctttaagcaaaaaTTGCATGCTAAATTGCATAGTAATTCAACACAGTAGCAAGTAATGtaaatttacacttaaaactattgtaAAGTACTGT
This region of Carassius auratus strain Wakin unplaced genomic scaffold, ASM336829v1 scaf_tig00011731, whole genome shotgun sequence genomic DNA includes:
- the LOC113073271 gene encoding ancient ubiquitous protein 1-like — encoded protein: METRGIEQMFDFQRLPNDRFILLLLLLYSPVGVCLMLLRIFIGVHVFLVSCALPDSIVRRFIVRIMCSVLGLHVQQNSPRLRDKTARLYICNHVTHFDHNIINLLTSCNTPLLEGPVGFLCWARGFMELGQGVQSRAELTETLRRYCSSPAALPLLLFPEEDTTNGRNGLLKFSSWPFAVSDTIQPVALLVKRPFIAVVITFKTSSVIHC